In one window of Skermanella rosea DNA:
- a CDS encoding DUF1476 domain-containing protein, translated as MPASHHKHTVPELEAPCPFDATEGYVTARRNLLLGLWAGRRLSLTGTELETYARSVVKVDRDEPGHEDVLRKVRADLEQAGCPVPEDELTSRLVACHAEASRQCAATD; from the coding sequence ATGCCCGCCTCCCACCACAAGCATACCGTCCCGGAGCTCGAGGCTCCCTGTCCGTTCGACGCGACCGAGGGTTACGTGACCGCCCGGCGCAACCTGTTGCTCGGTCTCTGGGCCGGCCGCAGGCTGTCCCTCACCGGCACCGAGCTGGAGACCTACGCGCGGTCCGTCGTCAAGGTCGACCGCGACGAGCCGGGGCACGAGGACGTGCTGCGCAAGGTGCGCGCGGACCTGGAGCAGGCCGGTTGCCCGGTGCCGGAAGACGAGCTGACCAGCCGGCTGGTCGCCTGCCATGCGGAGGCGAGCCGCCAGTGCGCCGCGACGGACTGA